A window of the Dongshaea marina genome harbors these coding sequences:
- a CDS encoding ATP-binding protein translates to MKFTEQGEVVVTVSVEQSEPDSDLIRFEVRDTGIGISAQAQQRVFESFSQADGATTRQYGGTGLGLSITRELVQMMGGEVGLTSQPGKGSTFWVTAKLPPLSASRNYPPLLDPETQDKPTALIVDNNDTRRQLLGKYLDNWGLEVTHISGTTEALVRLETSRDKLPGFRLVVVDQQSVDPIHWRSRWLSSPQATPGSMVTLVPMNSEPGYGGAATYDSSTLVHKPVRQSELYRALQTVLEPGGLLRMTCHRFLLAYRHRCQLFGDEFCWWMIIRSISWWLRRSCWVSGLMWTLSVVDGRPLMLCHRGGLISC, encoded by the coding sequence GTGAAGTTTACCGAGCAGGGGGAGGTGGTCGTCACTGTTTCGGTTGAACAGAGCGAGCCCGACTCAGATTTAATTCGCTTTGAGGTTCGTGATACTGGTATCGGGATCAGCGCCCAGGCCCAGCAGCGGGTATTTGAATCATTTAGCCAGGCAGATGGCGCGACGACCCGCCAGTATGGCGGGACGGGCCTGGGTTTGAGCATCACCCGTGAGTTGGTGCAGATGATGGGGGGAGAGGTCGGGTTGACTTCTCAGCCGGGTAAGGGCTCAACCTTTTGGGTCACGGCAAAGCTTCCTCCCCTCAGTGCTTCGCGAAACTATCCCCCATTACTGGATCCAGAGACTCAGGATAAACCCACGGCTCTGATTGTCGACAATAACGACACCCGACGTCAGCTGTTAGGAAAATACCTTGATAACTGGGGGCTTGAGGTCACTCATATATCTGGTACAACCGAGGCCTTGGTGCGACTCGAAACCTCCCGGGATAAGCTTCCAGGGTTCAGGCTGGTGGTGGTCGATCAACAAAGTGTTGATCCAATACACTGGCGCAGTCGCTGGCTGAGCTCCCCTCAGGCAACACCTGGCTCCATGGTGACCCTCGTCCCGATGAATAGTGAGCCTGGCTATGGGGGAGCAGCAACGTATGATTCTTCAACCCTGGTCCATAAACCCGTTCGCCAGTCAGAGCTTTATCGGGCGTTACAAACAGTCCTGGAGCCTGGGGGGCTACTTCGGATGACTTGTCACCGGTTTCTCCTTGCATATCGTCACCGGTGCCAGCTTTTCGGGGACGAATTCTGCTGGTGGATGATAATCCGGTCAATCAGTTGGTGGCTCAGGAGAAGTTGCTGGGTTTCGGGCTTGATGTGGACGTTGTCAGTAGTGGACGGGAGGCCATTGATGCTGTGTCACAGGGGGGGATTGATCTCGTGCTGA
- a CDS encoding VOC family protein, translating into MRIDHIGLWVNNLEMMREFYQTWFAAKAGPLYHNPDKGFRSYFLSFETQSGDHCRLELMSLESTMTSNHSEKLGWAHIAFSLGSRQRVDSLSDELARAGYRLLDGPRTTGDGYYEAKIEDPEGNIIELTR; encoded by the coding sequence ATGAGAATTGACCATATTGGCCTTTGGGTGAACAACCTTGAGATGATGAGAGAGTTTTATCAAACCTGGTTTGCTGCCAAGGCGGGGCCACTGTACCACAACCCGGACAAGGGGTTTCGCTCCTACTTTCTGAGCTTTGAAACTCAGTCAGGCGATCATTGTCGACTAGAGCTCATGAGTCTTGAGTCAACAATGACTTCGAATCATTCTGAAAAGCTTGGGTGGGCCCATATCGCCTTTAGCCTTGGCTCCAGACAAAGAGTCGATAGCCTCAGCGATGAATTGGCCAGGGCTGGCTATCGGTTACTTGATGGCCCACGCACCACGGGAGATGGTTATTATGAGGCAAAGATAGAGGATCCTGAGGGCAACATCATTGAACTGACGAGATAA
- the sgrT gene encoding glucose uptake inhibitor SgrT produces MFDFYRQYLKNIGRSLCTPKEVTRQRLEVLNRVCQWKIPYMNEKDYKQWW; encoded by the coding sequence ATGTTCGATTTCTACAGGCAATACCTCAAAAACATCGGAAGATCTCTGTGTACTCCCAAAGAGGTTACTCGTCAGCGTCTCGAGGTTTTAAACCGGGTATGCCAATGGAAGATACCCTATATGAATGAAAAAGATTACAAACAGTGGTGGTAA
- a CDS encoding SgrR family transcriptional regulator has protein sequence MSDQQLTRQFQKIYNALQGKESKTTLHQLSEILFCTKRHCRNILTRMNELAWIDWVPVSGRGKQSTLRFRRSFRSLQLEQAKALITDGRFESAMDLLEHSVDELALLLREQTGVQVENGKQVLRLPYYRPLSRLDPRKPMRRSEQHLARQIYNGLTCLNEEKGEVEPDLAHFWEALSPRHWRFYLRPSVRFHHGKILDSDDVIHSLQPLKKTRMFAHIERIESPAERIIDIYLKAEDHYFPKLLAQPRAFIMPADQALGLGDFAMPCGTGPYRVSINDGQQLKLEAFELYFGYRALLDVIDIWITPELPFCYLHLGPQHCNAPFPKLGQMRMDDGCQYLLLNTKDGLAADPLWCQYLRRRLSATAILGAFTAEAIEKFRILPAYGLLPGWNHLAGGEQELIPEDLRQLQIAWQREHPLFDEMARVIIQLLEADGFSVKGVPLDSQDIALGEHPETIDIWISGMSLGSRGQMRYCLGFMDSASLRGPCLPSSFLSLSIRSLCGGKLPMPCFPVVSLGVHWYSLDP, from the coding sequence ATGAGCGACCAACAGCTGACTCGACAGTTTCAAAAAATCTATAACGCCCTCCAGGGAAAAGAGAGCAAAACAACCCTGCATCAACTCTCTGAAATCCTATTTTGTACCAAACGGCATTGTCGAAATATTTTAACTAGAATGAATGAGTTAGCCTGGATTGACTGGGTTCCGGTATCCGGGAGGGGAAAGCAGTCAACCCTCAGATTCAGGCGCAGCTTCCGCTCCCTTCAGTTGGAGCAAGCCAAAGCGCTGATCACCGATGGTCGCTTTGAGAGTGCGATGGATCTGCTGGAGCATAGTGTCGATGAGCTAGCCTTACTGCTTCGTGAGCAGACCGGGGTTCAGGTTGAAAATGGCAAGCAGGTGCTGCGCTTACCCTATTATCGGCCCTTGAGTCGCCTGGATCCGCGAAAACCGATGCGACGTTCGGAGCAACACCTGGCCAGACAGATCTATAATGGCCTGACATGCTTAAATGAGGAAAAAGGGGAAGTTGAGCCGGATCTGGCTCATTTCTGGGAGGCGTTGAGCCCACGGCACTGGCGATTCTATCTAAGGCCTTCGGTTCGGTTCCATCATGGAAAAATACTGGACAGTGATGATGTAATCCATTCCCTGCAGCCTTTGAAAAAAACCAGGATGTTTGCTCATATCGAGCGAATTGAATCTCCCGCAGAGCGGATCATAGACATATACCTCAAGGCTGAGGATCACTATTTTCCCAAATTGCTGGCACAACCCCGGGCTTTTATCATGCCTGCAGATCAGGCGCTCGGGCTGGGAGATTTTGCTATGCCTTGTGGAACCGGTCCTTATCGGGTCAGTATCAATGATGGCCAGCAGCTTAAACTTGAGGCATTTGAACTCTATTTTGGTTACCGGGCGTTGCTTGATGTGATCGATATCTGGATCACACCCGAACTACCGTTTTGCTACCTTCACCTGGGACCACAGCACTGCAATGCCCCGTTTCCTAAACTCGGGCAGATGCGTATGGATGATGGGTGCCAATATCTGTTGCTCAACACCAAAGATGGCCTGGCGGCCGATCCTCTCTGGTGCCAGTATCTTCGTCGCAGATTGAGTGCAACGGCCATCCTGGGGGCTTTTACCGCAGAGGCCATTGAGAAATTCCGGATACTACCCGCCTACGGTCTGTTACCAGGCTGGAATCATCTTGCAGGGGGAGAACAGGAGTTAATCCCTGAGGACTTGCGGCAACTGCAGATTGCCTGGCAGCGGGAACACCCACTGTTTGATGAAATGGCTCGTGTGATTATTCAGCTCCTGGAGGCGGATGGTTTTTCAGTGAAAGGGGTCCCTCTGGATTCTCAGGATATTGCTCTGGGAGAGCATCCTGAGACCATAGATATCTGGATCAGTGGGATGAGCCTGGGGAGCCGGGGGCAGATGCGATATTGCCTTGGTTTTATGGATTCGGCCAGCTTGAGAGGGCCATGTCTGCCGAGCAGTTTCTTGAGTTTGAGCATAAGATCACTCTGTGGCGGCAAACTCCCGATGCCCTGTTTCCCTGTCGTGAGCTTGGGAGTGCATTGGTACAGCTTGGACCCGTGA
- a CDS encoding AEC family transporter yields MDILLNSVFPAIIPVFAIMAMGYLIGRKTDYDLSFATDITMYFTLPLLIFSALAHKWDTPFLGREFLITGVGALVIILGTAGLVAIYLKVTRRKDLNILYPTVMFINAGNLALSLDYFAFGYDGFLRGVLFQVVNTSLMYSLGVYMVGRQMNLKTIFKMPFLYASIAGTLVWVFHIELPEFALRGVHFMGSAALPVLVLMLGYSLKNIDLSNLKVAISGGVLRIVGGLAIASLLVFGLLSTGLIGSSPGDLLTMKVLIVNGSMPAALGIYLLAQKYDRQPEVVAPTVFASTLIGLCTIPIVLWGVNYFISG; encoded by the coding sequence GTGGATATTCTACTCAATAGTGTTTTCCCCGCGATCATCCCGGTTTTTGCCATCATGGCAATGGGTTATCTCATCGGCCGTAAGACGGATTATGATCTGAGTTTTGCGACCGATATCACCATGTATTTCACTTTGCCGCTGCTCATCTTTTCTGCTCTGGCCCACAAGTGGGATACCCCTTTTTTGGGACGGGAATTTCTGATCACCGGGGTGGGTGCTCTGGTGATTATTCTCGGGACTGCGGGTCTGGTGGCTATCTATCTCAAGGTCACCCGACGCAAAGATCTTAATATCCTCTACCCGACAGTGATGTTTATTAATGCAGGAAACCTTGCATTGTCACTGGATTACTTTGCATTTGGCTATGACGGCTTTTTGCGTGGAGTACTGTTCCAGGTTGTGAATACCTCCCTGATGTATAGTCTGGGAGTCTATATGGTTGGCAGGCAGATGAACCTTAAGACCATTTTCAAGATGCCGTTTCTGTATGCCTCAATTGCCGGAACCCTGGTGTGGGTGTTCCATATTGAGCTGCCTGAGTTTGCATTGCGAGGCGTGCACTTCATGGGAAGTGCTGCGCTTCCGGTCCTGGTTTTGATGCTGGGTTACTCTCTGAAAAATATTGATCTCAGTAATCTTAAGGTCGCCATCAGTGGTGGGGTACTCAGGATTGTGGGTGGGCTCGCGATTGCCAGCCTGTTGGTATTTGGCTTGCTTTCAACGGGTTTGATCGGTTCCTCGCCAGGGGATCTCCTGACAATGAAGGTTCTGATCGTCAATGGTTCAATGCCGGCGGCGCTTGGTATTTACCTGTTGGCACAAAAATATGATCGCCAACCCGAGGTTGTAGCCCCAACCGTTTTTGCGTCGACGCTTATCGGCCTGTGTACGATTCCTATCGTGCTGTGGGGCGTTAACTATTTTATTAGCGGCTAG
- a CDS encoding ABC transporter substrate-binding protein, which yields MTDFVRRWMIGALVMLLLAPMAWAKSQPADDPGQVYRIGFHIWKPGKIYTEAMQGIKDGLQLNGINYEAVEIHSYRDVNLAKKNLKNMDQMELDVIYSLSSAGTKLIKEQQLKTPVIATVINHPASLGISSEKKNSGGSITGTSYYVDAKKQLALYQTIFPKIKKVGMIFDGNNPAGYLAEEPFMREASRKGGAEFVSVPVIEKTELLKAAQQLVAEDVDIIVIPTNRLVYGNLETVLEVTDKHGIPLVSMNKQGVENGALAALYADTYNLGRQAANLASPIISQGKSPGEIGFEYIEEPDIILNLKVAGKLGVDVPSFVLDKATIVIQ from the coding sequence ATGACTGACTTTGTAAGACGATGGATGATAGGGGCCTTGGTGATGCTACTACTGGCTCCTATGGCCTGGGCTAAATCACAACCAGCAGATGATCCAGGTCAGGTATATCGTATCGGTTTTCATATCTGGAAGCCCGGTAAGATCTATACCGAAGCGATGCAGGGGATCAAAGATGGTTTACAGCTCAATGGCATCAATTACGAAGCCGTCGAAATCCACTCCTATCGGGATGTTAATCTCGCCAAGAAAAACCTTAAAAACATGGATCAGATGGAGCTGGATGTGATCTATTCGCTCTCTTCGGCAGGAACCAAACTGATCAAGGAGCAACAGTTAAAGACACCCGTCATTGCAACTGTCATCAACCACCCGGCGAGCCTTGGCATAAGCTCTGAGAAAAAGAATAGCGGGGGCTCAATAACGGGGACTAGCTACTATGTTGATGCAAAGAAACAGCTGGCCCTCTACCAGACTATTTTCCCTAAAATCAAAAAGGTAGGGATGATATTTGATGGGAACAACCCGGCGGGCTATCTCGCAGAGGAGCCCTTTATGCGCGAGGCGAGCCGTAAGGGGGGAGCTGAGTTTGTTTCGGTTCCCGTCATTGAGAAAACCGAGTTACTCAAGGCGGCTCAGCAACTGGTGGCTGAGGACGTTGATATCATAGTGATCCCCACCAATCGCCTGGTTTACGGTAACCTGGAAACCGTACTGGAGGTGACGGATAAGCATGGGATCCCGCTGGTCTCTATGAATAAACAGGGGGTTGAAAATGGCGCCCTGGCGGCTCTTTATGCCGATACCTATAACCTCGGCAGGCAGGCGGCGAATCTGGCATCGCCCATTATCAGTCAGGGAAAGTCTCCCGGAGAGATTGGATTCGAGTATATCGAAGAGCCGGATATTATTCTCAATCTAAAGGTCGCCGGAAAACTTGGGGTCGATGTTCCGAGCTTTGTATTGGATAAGGCAACCATAGTGATCCAGTAA
- a CDS encoding histidine kinase dimerization/phospho-acceptor domain-containing protein codes for MKSIKVQVLVIVILTLIICLVIGQISIQNDRAFIQSKIQEFQQQQLSSAIHLSERIHSKFDKLDDALLSLSQMPKVQFMQRNELLLNMIRIYRMNNDLVEGIFRVDSHNALEMGYPSSAPHPTQDELEGIFDKARMTGASSIEVIRRDGSASDLLVFAIPVYTVQGKVRMHPTNKFAGLLYFTVSLKKLNQHLFDFPHYGKSGFPWVMTGRGVIVGSEVPRFLGKEISELEKWHSSREHRGFTELIDKMRNGELGVVTYTHALDGVQRIGESPPSAKEKRPSLFSYLVSGAETRDQNTYYVAFAPIELYGEHWSVAVTHSQQDITLLIETAIGSRWVNMFALLLTIIGMVLILILLLQRNHRRQVIEIHQGQVALRDAEKKYRSLVETSNDAIVILRGRETVYFNPAYLELVNPEHTEQGVAELFSILSEEQSEKLMLYQQRRLTKQWVSDKLELALATRGEEPCFVTVEINGILYQGKQAAMLVMHDTTVQRRHEQALREAKDQAEAANGAKSEFLARMSHEIRTPINGVIGITELVLETSLTLKQHRFIQTIQRSGQDLLTLVNDILDFSKIEADKLKLEHIEFELYELVEDVVELLAVRAERKDLAVICDIDHDVPLTVQGIRTD; via the coding sequence ATGAAGTCAATTAAAGTGCAAGTCCTGGTCATTGTGATACTAACCCTAATCATCTGTCTGGTGATTGGGCAGATCAGTATTCAAAATGACCGGGCCTTTATCCAAAGTAAGATTCAAGAGTTTCAGCAACAGCAACTCAGTTCAGCGATCCACCTCTCTGAGCGGATCCACTCCAAGTTTGACAAGTTGGACGATGCTCTTCTGAGTCTTTCCCAGATGCCCAAGGTTCAGTTCATGCAGCGCAACGAGTTGCTGCTCAATATGATCCGGATTTACCGGATGAACAATGATCTGGTTGAGGGGATCTTTCGGGTCGACTCCCACAATGCTCTGGAGATGGGCTACCCTTCATCGGCGCCTCACCCGACACAGGATGAACTGGAAGGGATCTTTGACAAAGCCAGAATGACCGGGGCCAGCTCCATTGAAGTGATCCGGCGTGATGGCTCCGCAAGCGATCTTCTGGTGTTTGCCATTCCTGTCTATACCGTACAGGGCAAGGTTCGGATGCATCCTACCAATAAGTTTGCGGGGCTGCTGTATTTTACGGTCAGCCTGAAAAAACTGAACCAGCATCTTTTCGACTTTCCTCACTATGGTAAGAGTGGTTTTCCCTGGGTCATGACCGGGCGGGGAGTCATAGTGGGAAGTGAAGTCCCGCGCTTTCTTGGCAAAGAGATCAGTGAACTGGAGAAATGGCATAGCTCACGGGAGCACAGAGGGTTTACCGAGCTCATTGATAAAATGCGCAATGGAGAGCTCGGGGTCGTGACCTATACCCATGCTCTGGATGGGGTTCAGCGCATCGGCGAGAGTCCTCCTTCAGCGAAAGAGAAGCGGCCGTCCCTTTTTTCCTACTTAGTGAGTGGGGCGGAGACCAGGGATCAGAATACCTACTATGTCGCTTTTGCCCCGATAGAGCTCTATGGTGAACACTGGTCTGTTGCGGTGACCCATAGCCAGCAGGATATTACCCTGTTAATCGAAACAGCGATTGGCTCTCGCTGGGTGAATATGTTTGCTCTGCTATTAACCATCATTGGGATGGTGCTGATCCTGATCCTGCTGCTGCAACGTAATCACCGCAGGCAGGTGATTGAAATTCATCAGGGGCAGGTTGCGCTTCGAGACGCAGAAAAGAAATATCGCTCCCTGGTCGAGACCTCGAATGATGCCATTGTGATCCTCAGAGGCCGGGAGACTGTTTATTTTAACCCTGCCTACCTCGAGCTTGTTAACCCGGAGCATACGGAGCAGGGGGTTGCTGAGCTGTTTAGTATTTTAAGTGAAGAGCAGAGTGAAAAGTTAATGCTCTATCAGCAGCGGCGTCTCACCAAACAGTGGGTATCTGACAAACTGGAGCTGGCACTGGCCACCCGTGGGGAGGAACCCTGTTTCGTTACCGTTGAGATCAATGGAATTTTATATCAGGGAAAACAGGCCGCGATGCTGGTGATGCATGACACCACGGTGCAGCGGCGCCATGAGCAGGCTCTCAGAGAGGCCAAAGATCAGGCCGAGGCTGCCAATGGAGCCAAGAGTGAGTTTTTGGCGCGAATGAGCCACGAGATCCGAACGCCAATTAATGGCGTTATCGGGATCACTGAACTGGTGCTGGAAACCTCCCTGACTTTGAAACAGCACCGATTCATTCAGACCATTCAGCGTTCGGGGCAGGATCTCCTCACCCTGGTGAATGATATTCTTGATTTTTCAAAGATTGAAGCGGATAAACTCAAGCTGGAGCATATCGAATTTGAGCTCTACGAGCTGGTTGAGGATGTGGTAGAGCTGCTGGCGGTCCGGGCCGAGAGAAAGGATCTGGCGGTGATCTGCGATATTGATCATGATGTGCCGCTCACCGTTCAGGGGATCCGCACCGATTAA
- a CDS encoding response regulator, with protein MAQEKLLGFGLDVDVVSSGREAIDAVSQGGIDLVLMDCHMPLMDGFQATMAIRENERARGDEQLIPIIALTSNVFEGSGNAALPRV; from the coding sequence GTGGCTCAGGAGAAGTTGCTGGGTTTCGGGCTTGATGTGGACGTTGTCAGTAGTGGACGGGAGGCCATTGATGCTGTGTCACAGGGGGGGATTGATCTCGTGCTGATGGATTGCCATATGCCCTTGATGGATGGCTTTCAGGCGACGATGGCGATTCGGGAAAATGAGAGAGCCCGGGGGGACGAACAGCTGATCCCCATCATAGCGCTGACCAGCAATGTATTTGAGGGATCAGGGAACGCTGCCTTGCCGCGGGTATGA